Sequence from the Polyangiaceae bacterium genome:
CGCCAACTGCACCCTGGTGATCGAGGACTCCAACATCGAGGCTCCAACCGGCGTGTCGGCGCTTGGCAATTCAAACATCACGATCAAGGGCGGCTCCGTCAAAGGCAAAACGGCAGCGCTCAAGGCGCTGGGCAACTGCAAGATCACGGTCGAAGGCTCGAAGATCGACGGCAAAGTGACGAAGCTCGGCAAGGCCGTCATCGAAGGCGCCCAGTAGGAACGTCACCGCTCGCGCGCGGCCAGCGCGCGAGCTACGCTGAGACCCATGCGCGCGGCTTTCCTCACGGATCTACACCTGGGTCCTCGCGCCACCTTCGAGGGCAAGCTCCGCAAGATGAGCGACCAAGCGGCGCCTTTCTTGCGCGAGCTGGTGAGCTACCTATCGGGCCCCAACTTGCCCCGGCAGCGCCCTCAGCGCGCGACGCCTCTCGACGTGCTGGTGAACCTGGGGGACGTGCTCGAAGACGAATCGCCGGAGGCTGACTTCGCTCGCTACGGAGAGTTCGTCGCCGAGCTGACTCGCCTACCCTGCCCAGCCCTTCACGTCGCTGGCAACCACGATCGCGTCCACCTGAGCGACCTCCAGTTGCGTGAGCTGTGGCAGGTCACCGGGCTCGAGGTGGACCAGCTCCACTACTCCCGCGACATCGGCGGCGTGCACCTCTGTGTCCTCGCGACTCGCGAGACGAAGGACATCGACGTTCGTCTCCCCGCGGAACAGCTCGAGTGGCTGGAGAAGGACCTGAGTCAGACAGAGCTCGCCACGGTCATCTGCATCCATCATCCCCTCAGCGACTGTGTGCTCGACGGCAACCGCTGGTTTTCCCAGGCCCCAAACATCTGCCGCGTGGCGGAGCGCAAAGCCTTCCGCCGAGTGATCGAAGCGAGCGGAAAGGTGCTCTTGGTGGTCAACGGGCACGCCCACTGGAACCACTTCGACCTGATCGCCGGCGTCCCGTACATCACCCTGCAGAGCCCCATCGAGAACCTCGACGCAGACGCCCCAGGCCGCCCCGCGAAGACCTTCGGCCTCCTCGACGTTGCCCCAGAACGCGCCTTGTTTCGCGTGTTTGGCGAGCAACCGGCGCACTACCAGCTCACACCCTCTGCGAGCCTCGCGGAGCGCCTGAGAGCCGCCGCCTCCGAGTGATCTCCAGCACCGGGGCGCCCAAACAAAGCCACCCGATCTCCACTTCGTGCTCGCCGACGCCCGAGATTTGGCTAAATTCCCCGGCCATCAAGCGCCAGTAGCTCAGTAGGATAGAGCGGAGGATTTCTAATCCTCTGGTCGGGGGTTCGAATCCCTCCTGGCGTGCCACTCACCCCCAGCCCCGCAACGGAAGCGACCCACCGGTTAGACTTCCGTCGCGGCGCCTCACGCGACGTTCGCGCATTTTTCAAGCTGCTCCGTCTCTGCCCACTCTTTGTGTGCGTCATCGCCGCGCGGAACAAAGAGCGACGGGTGGCCCGCCTGGGGGGTCTCTGAGAGCGTTCAGGGCTCTCAGAGGGCCGAAAGTCTAATCCGCGGGTTAGACTTTTGGTCTCGGACGCTGGTCCGGATATATTCCGCGCGGAATATTCACCTCACGATTTGCGAGGTTTTTGGGGGTGACGAGCAACGCTTAGTCGCAGAAACTGACTATTGGGGGCTGCGTCCCTTAATCCGTGGGTCAGGAGTTCGTTTTGGTTTGTGCTGTGCGGTTGGGATGTGAACCGCTACTCCGATGGCTCCTCAGCAGGCGCCTCGGCGGGCGACACTTGGTCGGCCACACCCTCGACTCGCACCGTCACGCTCTGCGTCGGATCCACCGTGAAGCGGGCGACTCCGTCCGCGTCGGTGCGGGCGCTCTGCCTGTTTCCGTCTGGTGATTCGAGCTCGACTAGGACGGACGGGATCACGCGCGACGGGCACCGACGAAGGTAGGTGTAATGCCTGGGTTCTGACTCCAAGTATGCCACGCGATGGGTCGGCCGAAGAAGTTCAACAGTAAACACGGTAGTCGGAGGCAGCCCAAGTAGCGTCAATCCAATGAGACGTTGGCTGCCGGTCGACGGGATCAGGAACGGAATGACGGTGCC
This genomic interval carries:
- a CDS encoding metallophosphoesterase, which gives rise to MRAAFLTDLHLGPRATFEGKLRKMSDQAAPFLRELVSYLSGPNLPRQRPQRATPLDVLVNLGDVLEDESPEADFARYGEFVAELTRLPCPALHVAGNHDRVHLSDLQLRELWQVTGLEVDQLHYSRDIGGVHLCVLATRETKDIDVRLPAEQLEWLEKDLSQTELATVICIHHPLSDCVLDGNRWFSQAPNICRVAERKAFRRVIEASGKVLLVVNGHAHWNHFDLIAGVPYITLQSPIENLDADAPGRPAKTFGLLDVAPERALFRVFGEQPAHYQLTPSASLAERLRAAASE